A window of Corythoichthys intestinalis isolate RoL2023-P3 chromosome 14, ASM3026506v1, whole genome shotgun sequence contains these coding sequences:
- the nfatc4 gene encoding nuclear factor of activated T-cells, cytoplasmic 4 isoform X1 yields the protein MGAAPGPGWEEGEFEFKLVFEEDAPRPEEEGSGSVEPTDSSSSSVDGHRATANVELSPVSIPSPSPLANQRAGMHSPPPRRAPAREFSGTYESLPARSVQVSESRVVECPSIQITTISPEDEPTPALSWDAEGSGRWDRERLYLPLLDPFNYRDRCPGSLSPSPASSPSSRGWLSPASSCDSLLVEEEELSEATLHFGLSPSSRPTSPGGKKRRNSPLASPSSSRRGSFSDEQLGLDGRDPGLLSQASPESSELSVPQKTRKTSVEQLSPRDQEQTPGQQQPETLQNRRDPPSMSMNYLSVPPALAWGRTRASTHSPLFRTNALPPLDWPLPSQFDQYELRIEVQPRPHHRAHYETEGSRGAVKASPTGHPIIKLFGYNDRKPLSLQVFVGTADDRSIRPHPFYQIHRVTGKMVGTTSHESIQAGTKVLDIPLSPENHMTALIDCAGILKLRNSDIELRKGETDVGRKNTRVRLVFRTHLALAPSVAPPGRVLALQVASLPIECSQRSAQELPVIESVSLTSSSVEGGEELLLSGTNFMAISRVLFIERSTDGKLQWEEEAQVDRDNSNESLLCVRVPPYSDLSITHPMSVSLYVSNGKRKRSSTHCFKYVPIMFKEDDPLLSRSQGPPLDGGALCSSVGSQPSNNLRCDPMTDEQTGMGFHLPPYQSAYSPPCTTMAYPEEYGADNVVENPSGTGPTISEHHTSFENLELGFTELLPPLYLRGPQPPSPCPWLDSPYLSSSPSPSHSSSLSPFAAGSPISTSPLPPVPTSPYPQYCAYPQGISPSPPTQQSTYQDMCSAPYSKYESWDPPGGFLGVGHREERNAKIQDCPLEFTSSNTMHQITFEEVSEYIGQDMQSYQAAHMEKQPH from the exons ATGGGGGCTGCGCCGGGCCCCGGCTGGGAAGAGGGCGAGTTTGAGTTCAAGCTGGTGTTCGAAGAAGACGCGCCGCGGCCAGAGGAGGAAGGCTCCGGTTCCGTGGAACCCActgacagcagcagcagcagtgtGG ATGGCCACCGTGCCACCGCTAATGTGGAGCTCTCCCCAGTCAGCATCCCCAGCCCGTCACCCTTGGCCAATCAGCGGGCCGGAATGCATTCTCCACCTCCACGGAGAGCGCCGGCCAGAGAATTCAGTGGCACCTATGAGAGCCTGCCAGCACGTTCCGTTCAA GTTTCAGAATCCCGTGTGGTGGAGTGTCCCAGCATCCAAATCACCACCATCTCCCCAGAGGACGAGCCAACACCCGCTCTTTCCTGGGATGCGGAGGGCAGCGGTAGGTGGGACAGGGAGCGTCTCTACCTCCCCCTGTTAGACCCCTTCAATTACCGAGATAGGTGCCCTGGCTCCCTCAGCCCGAGTCCTGCCTCCAGCCCCTCTTCCCGAGGATGGTTGAGCCCGGCCTCCAGCTGCGACTCCCTGCTGGTGGAAGAGGAGGAGCTCAGCGAGGCCACGCTTCATTTTGGGCTTTCACCATCCTCCCGGCCGACTTCACCGGGCGGAAAGAAACGGAGAAACTCCCCACTTGCATCACCTAGCTCATCCCGCAGGGGTAGTTTCTCAGACGAGCAGCTAGGTCTAGATGGGAGAGACCCTGGCCTTCTGTCACAAGCTTCACCTGAGAGCAGCGAGCTCAGTGTTCCACAGAAAACAAGAAAGACATCTGTGGAACAG CTATCTCCAAGGGATCAGGAGCAGACCCCAGGGCAACAGCAGCCCGAGACACTACAGAACAGGAGAGACCCACCCTCAATGAGTATGAACTACCTCTCGGTGCCCCCTGCTCTGGCTTGGGGTCGGACCCGGGCTAGCACTCACAGTCCTCTCTTCAG GACCAACGCCCTGCCACCGCTCGACTGGCCCCTGCCCTCTCAGTTTGATCAGTATGAGCTTCGCATTGAGGTACAGCCAAGGCCACACCACCGGGCACACTATGAAACCGAAGGGAGTCGGGGAGCTGTCAAAGCATCTCCGACTGGACATCCCATTATCAAG CTGTTTGGCTACAACGACAGGAAACCGCTTTCTCTCCAAGTTTTTGTTGGAACCGCAGACGATCGTTCTATCAGGCCACACCCCTTTTATCAGATACACAG ggTGACAGGAAAAATGGTGGGCACCACCAGTCATGAGAGTATCCAGGCGGGTACAAAGGTTTTGGACATCCCCCTTAGCCCTGAAAACCATATGACTGCACT AATTGACTGTGCTGGGATTCTCAAGCTGAGGAATTCTGACATTGAGCTAAGGAAGGGCGAAACTGATGTCGGGAGGAAGAATACGCGCGTACGCTTGGTTTTCCGCACCCACCTTGCTCTGGCACCCTCTGTTGCCCCCCCTGGTCGGGTCCTGGCCCTGCAGGTTGCCTCACTGCCAATCGAATGCT CCCAACGGTCGGCGCAGGAGCTGCCCGTCATCGAGTCGGTCAGCCTCACTTCTAGTTCAGTGGAGGGCGGTGAGGAGCTTCTTCTGAGCGGCACAAACTTCATGGCTATCTCCAGAGTTCTTTTCATTGAGAGGAGTACAG ATGGTAAACTTCAGTGGGAAGAGGAAGCGCAAGTGGACCGTGACAACAGCAATGAG AGTTTGCTGTGTGTAAGGGTGCCACCCTACTCCGACCTGTCCATCACACATCCAATGTCAGTCAGTCTTTATGTCTCCAATGGGAAGAGGAAAAGGAGCAGCACTCATTGCTTCAAATATGTCCCCA TCATGTTCAAGGAAGACGACCCGCTTTTGTCTCGGTCCCAGGGACCACCTCTGGATGGTGGGGCACTGTGTTCTTCAGTGGGAAGTCAGCCTAGTAATAACCTGAGGTGTGACCCTATGACTGATGAGCAGACAGGTATGGGCTTCCACTTGCCTCCCTACCAGTCCGCCTACTCCCCACCATGCACCACCATGGCTTACCCAGAGGAATATGGCGCTGACAATGTAGTAGAAAATCCTAGCGGGACAGGTCCAACCATTTCAGAGCATCAcaccagctttgaaaacctggaGCTAGGTTTCACTGAGCTCCTCCCCCCTCTGTACCTCCGTGGTCCTCAGCCACCCTCTCCTTGCCCCTGGCTCGACTCACCATACCTCTCCTCCTCACCGTCTCCTTCCCACTCCTCCTCTCTTAGCCCTTTTGCAGCTGGCAGCCCCATCTCCACCTCCCCTTTACCTCCTGTTCCCACATCACCATACCCCCAGTACTGTGCTTATCCCCAAGGAATAAGTCCCTCCCCTCCTACACAACAAAGCACCtaccaagacatgtgttcagcacCTTACTCCAAATATGAGAGCTGGGACCCCCCGGGGGGGTTTCTAGGGGTTGGTCACAGAGAGGAGAGGAATGCCAAGATTCAGGATTGTCCTTTGGAGTTCACCAGTTCCAACACCATGCACCAAATCACATTTGAGGAAG TGTCTGAGTACATCGGGCAGGACATGCAGTCTTACCAGGCTGCTCACATGGAGAAACAACCACATTGA
- the nfatc4 gene encoding nuclear factor of activated T-cells, cytoplasmic 4 isoform X3, with protein sequence MHSPPPRRAPAREFSGTYESLPARSVQVSESRVVECPSIQITTISPEDEPTPALSWDAEGSGRWDRERLYLPLLDPFNYRDRCPGSLSPSPASSPSSRGWLSPASSCDSLLVEEEELSEATLHFGLSPSSRPTSPGGKKRRNSPLASPSSSRRGSFSDEQLGLDGRDPGLLSQASPESSELSVPQKTRKTSVEQLSPRDQEQTPGQQQPETLQNRRDPPSMSMNYLSVPPALAWGRTRASTHSPLFRTNALPPLDWPLPSQFDQYELRIEVQPRPHHRAHYETEGSRGAVKASPTGHPIIKLFGYNDRKPLSLQVFVGTADDRSIRPHPFYQIHRVTGKMVGTTSHESIQAGTKVLDIPLSPENHMTALIDCAGILKLRNSDIELRKGETDVGRKNTRVRLVFRTHLALAPSVAPPGRVLALQVASLPIECSQRSAQELPVIESVSLTSSSVEGGEELLLSGTNFMAISRVLFIERSTDGKLQWEEEAQVDRDNSNESLLCVRVPPYSDLSITHPMSVSLYVSNGKRKRSSTHCFKYVPIMFKEDDPLLSRSQGPPLDGGALCSSVGSQPSNNLRCDPMTDEQTGMGFHLPPYQSAYSPPCTTMAYPEEYGADNVVENPSGTGPTISEHHTSFENLELGFTELLPPLYLRGPQPPSPCPWLDSPYLSSSPSPSHSSSLSPFAAGSPISTSPLPPVPTSPYPQYCAYPQGISPSPPTQQSTYQDMCSAPYSKYESWDPPGGFLGVGHREERNAKIQDCPLEFTSSNTMHQITFEEVSEYIGQDMQSYQAAHMEKQPH encoded by the exons ATGCATTCTCCACCTCCACGGAGAGCGCCGGCCAGAGAATTCAGTGGCACCTATGAGAGCCTGCCAGCACGTTCCGTTCAA GTTTCAGAATCCCGTGTGGTGGAGTGTCCCAGCATCCAAATCACCACCATCTCCCCAGAGGACGAGCCAACACCCGCTCTTTCCTGGGATGCGGAGGGCAGCGGTAGGTGGGACAGGGAGCGTCTCTACCTCCCCCTGTTAGACCCCTTCAATTACCGAGATAGGTGCCCTGGCTCCCTCAGCCCGAGTCCTGCCTCCAGCCCCTCTTCCCGAGGATGGTTGAGCCCGGCCTCCAGCTGCGACTCCCTGCTGGTGGAAGAGGAGGAGCTCAGCGAGGCCACGCTTCATTTTGGGCTTTCACCATCCTCCCGGCCGACTTCACCGGGCGGAAAGAAACGGAGAAACTCCCCACTTGCATCACCTAGCTCATCCCGCAGGGGTAGTTTCTCAGACGAGCAGCTAGGTCTAGATGGGAGAGACCCTGGCCTTCTGTCACAAGCTTCACCTGAGAGCAGCGAGCTCAGTGTTCCACAGAAAACAAGAAAGACATCTGTGGAACAG CTATCTCCAAGGGATCAGGAGCAGACCCCAGGGCAACAGCAGCCCGAGACACTACAGAACAGGAGAGACCCACCCTCAATGAGTATGAACTACCTCTCGGTGCCCCCTGCTCTGGCTTGGGGTCGGACCCGGGCTAGCACTCACAGTCCTCTCTTCAG GACCAACGCCCTGCCACCGCTCGACTGGCCCCTGCCCTCTCAGTTTGATCAGTATGAGCTTCGCATTGAGGTACAGCCAAGGCCACACCACCGGGCACACTATGAAACCGAAGGGAGTCGGGGAGCTGTCAAAGCATCTCCGACTGGACATCCCATTATCAAG CTGTTTGGCTACAACGACAGGAAACCGCTTTCTCTCCAAGTTTTTGTTGGAACCGCAGACGATCGTTCTATCAGGCCACACCCCTTTTATCAGATACACAG ggTGACAGGAAAAATGGTGGGCACCACCAGTCATGAGAGTATCCAGGCGGGTACAAAGGTTTTGGACATCCCCCTTAGCCCTGAAAACCATATGACTGCACT AATTGACTGTGCTGGGATTCTCAAGCTGAGGAATTCTGACATTGAGCTAAGGAAGGGCGAAACTGATGTCGGGAGGAAGAATACGCGCGTACGCTTGGTTTTCCGCACCCACCTTGCTCTGGCACCCTCTGTTGCCCCCCCTGGTCGGGTCCTGGCCCTGCAGGTTGCCTCACTGCCAATCGAATGCT CCCAACGGTCGGCGCAGGAGCTGCCCGTCATCGAGTCGGTCAGCCTCACTTCTAGTTCAGTGGAGGGCGGTGAGGAGCTTCTTCTGAGCGGCACAAACTTCATGGCTATCTCCAGAGTTCTTTTCATTGAGAGGAGTACAG ATGGTAAACTTCAGTGGGAAGAGGAAGCGCAAGTGGACCGTGACAACAGCAATGAG AGTTTGCTGTGTGTAAGGGTGCCACCCTACTCCGACCTGTCCATCACACATCCAATGTCAGTCAGTCTTTATGTCTCCAATGGGAAGAGGAAAAGGAGCAGCACTCATTGCTTCAAATATGTCCCCA TCATGTTCAAGGAAGACGACCCGCTTTTGTCTCGGTCCCAGGGACCACCTCTGGATGGTGGGGCACTGTGTTCTTCAGTGGGAAGTCAGCCTAGTAATAACCTGAGGTGTGACCCTATGACTGATGAGCAGACAGGTATGGGCTTCCACTTGCCTCCCTACCAGTCCGCCTACTCCCCACCATGCACCACCATGGCTTACCCAGAGGAATATGGCGCTGACAATGTAGTAGAAAATCCTAGCGGGACAGGTCCAACCATTTCAGAGCATCAcaccagctttgaaaacctggaGCTAGGTTTCACTGAGCTCCTCCCCCCTCTGTACCTCCGTGGTCCTCAGCCACCCTCTCCTTGCCCCTGGCTCGACTCACCATACCTCTCCTCCTCACCGTCTCCTTCCCACTCCTCCTCTCTTAGCCCTTTTGCAGCTGGCAGCCCCATCTCCACCTCCCCTTTACCTCCTGTTCCCACATCACCATACCCCCAGTACTGTGCTTATCCCCAAGGAATAAGTCCCTCCCCTCCTACACAACAAAGCACCtaccaagacatgtgttcagcacCTTACTCCAAATATGAGAGCTGGGACCCCCCGGGGGGGTTTCTAGGGGTTGGTCACAGAGAGGAGAGGAATGCCAAGATTCAGGATTGTCCTTTGGAGTTCACCAGTTCCAACACCATGCACCAAATCACATTTGAGGAAG TGTCTGAGTACATCGGGCAGGACATGCAGTCTTACCAGGCTGCTCACATGGAGAAACAACCACATTGA
- the nfatc4 gene encoding nuclear factor of activated T-cells, cytoplasmic 4 isoform X2: MGAAPGPGWEEGEFEFKLVFEEDAPRPEEEGSGSVEPTDSSSSSVDGHRATANVELSPVSIPSPSPLANQRAGMHSPPPRRAPAREFSGTYESLPARSVQVSESRVVECPSIQITTISPEDEPTPALSWDAEGSGRWDRERLYLPLLDPFNYRDRCPGSLSPSPASSPSSRGWLSPASSCDSLLVEEEELSEATLHFGLSPSSRPTSPGGKKRRNSPLASPSSSRRGSFSDEQLGLDGRDPGLLSQASPESSELSVPQKTRKTSVEQLSPRDQEQTPGQQQPETLQNRRDPPSMSMNYLSVPPALAWGRTRASTHSPLFRTNALPPLDWPLPSQFDQYELRIEVQPRPHHRAHYETEGSRGAVKASPTGHPIIKLFGYNDRKPLSLQVFVGTADDRSIRPHPFYQIHRVTGKMVGTTSHESIQAGTKVLDIPLSPENHMTALKGETDVGRKNTRVRLVFRTHLALAPSVAPPGRVLALQVASLPIECSQRSAQELPVIESVSLTSSSVEGGEELLLSGTNFMAISRVLFIERSTDGKLQWEEEAQVDRDNSNESLLCVRVPPYSDLSITHPMSVSLYVSNGKRKRSSTHCFKYVPIMFKEDDPLLSRSQGPPLDGGALCSSVGSQPSNNLRCDPMTDEQTGMGFHLPPYQSAYSPPCTTMAYPEEYGADNVVENPSGTGPTISEHHTSFENLELGFTELLPPLYLRGPQPPSPCPWLDSPYLSSSPSPSHSSSLSPFAAGSPISTSPLPPVPTSPYPQYCAYPQGISPSPPTQQSTYQDMCSAPYSKYESWDPPGGFLGVGHREERNAKIQDCPLEFTSSNTMHQITFEEVSEYIGQDMQSYQAAHMEKQPH; the protein is encoded by the exons ATGGGGGCTGCGCCGGGCCCCGGCTGGGAAGAGGGCGAGTTTGAGTTCAAGCTGGTGTTCGAAGAAGACGCGCCGCGGCCAGAGGAGGAAGGCTCCGGTTCCGTGGAACCCActgacagcagcagcagcagtgtGG ATGGCCACCGTGCCACCGCTAATGTGGAGCTCTCCCCAGTCAGCATCCCCAGCCCGTCACCCTTGGCCAATCAGCGGGCCGGAATGCATTCTCCACCTCCACGGAGAGCGCCGGCCAGAGAATTCAGTGGCACCTATGAGAGCCTGCCAGCACGTTCCGTTCAA GTTTCAGAATCCCGTGTGGTGGAGTGTCCCAGCATCCAAATCACCACCATCTCCCCAGAGGACGAGCCAACACCCGCTCTTTCCTGGGATGCGGAGGGCAGCGGTAGGTGGGACAGGGAGCGTCTCTACCTCCCCCTGTTAGACCCCTTCAATTACCGAGATAGGTGCCCTGGCTCCCTCAGCCCGAGTCCTGCCTCCAGCCCCTCTTCCCGAGGATGGTTGAGCCCGGCCTCCAGCTGCGACTCCCTGCTGGTGGAAGAGGAGGAGCTCAGCGAGGCCACGCTTCATTTTGGGCTTTCACCATCCTCCCGGCCGACTTCACCGGGCGGAAAGAAACGGAGAAACTCCCCACTTGCATCACCTAGCTCATCCCGCAGGGGTAGTTTCTCAGACGAGCAGCTAGGTCTAGATGGGAGAGACCCTGGCCTTCTGTCACAAGCTTCACCTGAGAGCAGCGAGCTCAGTGTTCCACAGAAAACAAGAAAGACATCTGTGGAACAG CTATCTCCAAGGGATCAGGAGCAGACCCCAGGGCAACAGCAGCCCGAGACACTACAGAACAGGAGAGACCCACCCTCAATGAGTATGAACTACCTCTCGGTGCCCCCTGCTCTGGCTTGGGGTCGGACCCGGGCTAGCACTCACAGTCCTCTCTTCAG GACCAACGCCCTGCCACCGCTCGACTGGCCCCTGCCCTCTCAGTTTGATCAGTATGAGCTTCGCATTGAGGTACAGCCAAGGCCACACCACCGGGCACACTATGAAACCGAAGGGAGTCGGGGAGCTGTCAAAGCATCTCCGACTGGACATCCCATTATCAAG CTGTTTGGCTACAACGACAGGAAACCGCTTTCTCTCCAAGTTTTTGTTGGAACCGCAGACGATCGTTCTATCAGGCCACACCCCTTTTATCAGATACACAG ggTGACAGGAAAAATGGTGGGCACCACCAGTCATGAGAGTATCCAGGCGGGTACAAAGGTTTTGGACATCCCCCTTAGCCCTGAAAACCATATGACTGCACT GAAGGGCGAAACTGATGTCGGGAGGAAGAATACGCGCGTACGCTTGGTTTTCCGCACCCACCTTGCTCTGGCACCCTCTGTTGCCCCCCCTGGTCGGGTCCTGGCCCTGCAGGTTGCCTCACTGCCAATCGAATGCT CCCAACGGTCGGCGCAGGAGCTGCCCGTCATCGAGTCGGTCAGCCTCACTTCTAGTTCAGTGGAGGGCGGTGAGGAGCTTCTTCTGAGCGGCACAAACTTCATGGCTATCTCCAGAGTTCTTTTCATTGAGAGGAGTACAG ATGGTAAACTTCAGTGGGAAGAGGAAGCGCAAGTGGACCGTGACAACAGCAATGAG AGTTTGCTGTGTGTAAGGGTGCCACCCTACTCCGACCTGTCCATCACACATCCAATGTCAGTCAGTCTTTATGTCTCCAATGGGAAGAGGAAAAGGAGCAGCACTCATTGCTTCAAATATGTCCCCA TCATGTTCAAGGAAGACGACCCGCTTTTGTCTCGGTCCCAGGGACCACCTCTGGATGGTGGGGCACTGTGTTCTTCAGTGGGAAGTCAGCCTAGTAATAACCTGAGGTGTGACCCTATGACTGATGAGCAGACAGGTATGGGCTTCCACTTGCCTCCCTACCAGTCCGCCTACTCCCCACCATGCACCACCATGGCTTACCCAGAGGAATATGGCGCTGACAATGTAGTAGAAAATCCTAGCGGGACAGGTCCAACCATTTCAGAGCATCAcaccagctttgaaaacctggaGCTAGGTTTCACTGAGCTCCTCCCCCCTCTGTACCTCCGTGGTCCTCAGCCACCCTCTCCTTGCCCCTGGCTCGACTCACCATACCTCTCCTCCTCACCGTCTCCTTCCCACTCCTCCTCTCTTAGCCCTTTTGCAGCTGGCAGCCCCATCTCCACCTCCCCTTTACCTCCTGTTCCCACATCACCATACCCCCAGTACTGTGCTTATCCCCAAGGAATAAGTCCCTCCCCTCCTACACAACAAAGCACCtaccaagacatgtgttcagcacCTTACTCCAAATATGAGAGCTGGGACCCCCCGGGGGGGTTTCTAGGGGTTGGTCACAGAGAGGAGAGGAATGCCAAGATTCAGGATTGTCCTTTGGAGTTCACCAGTTCCAACACCATGCACCAAATCACATTTGAGGAAG TGTCTGAGTACATCGGGCAGGACATGCAGTCTTACCAGGCTGCTCACATGGAGAAACAACCACATTGA